The Paenibacillus sp. RUD330 genome has a segment encoding these proteins:
- a CDS encoding response regulator, whose product MLSLLIVDDEKNIRLGLQAMIERQSAGRFTYFFAENGREALELLGRESIDIMITDIRMPVMDGIALLEKMQELPSIPAVIILSGHDDFPYARAAIRYQAKEYLLKPIVREELFAALGRLEEEAERRREREAAASSSPPPGQQDSGGQLAYVLSQERMDIDEIRGRLLGAGLGWLEAGFSVALVRMPESAGADALSLIVRAVKTLGGEERWTACRDREGLFVLAAADEGLLRRLSEQLSGNVLLPARMALSSRASGIAQLRRSCSQARQVLKYFLLYPESELLSYVGLGDRSSGCPVPVEAVRRLSNILGTGKLQEMKRLLQQILDIRTVSRCEIGYLEAISRVLNEEVFDSVFRHYGEESIEILRLYRRAGHIENFERFDDYYRLVEQLLERLDEYVAGVRGAHGERKDMQKAVDYLHEHFASDVNMAVVSNHISLNYTYFSQAFKEYTGESFSVYLRRLRLAKAKELLGSSDRKVYEISTMSGFDNVKHFTRVFKEVEGITPLEYRSRQLTHGAGRS is encoded by the coding sequence ATGCTAAGTCTGCTCATCGTCGACGACGAGAAAAATATCCGGCTCGGCCTGCAGGCCATGATCGAGCGCCAGTCTGCGGGCCGCTTCACGTATTTCTTCGCCGAGAACGGCCGCGAGGCTCTGGAGCTTCTCGGCAGGGAGAGCATCGATATCATGATCACCGATATCCGCATGCCCGTCATGGACGGCATCGCCCTGCTGGAGAAAATGCAGGAGCTTCCCTCGATTCCGGCAGTCATCATCCTGAGCGGACACGACGATTTCCCTTACGCCCGGGCAGCCATACGCTATCAGGCGAAGGAATATCTGCTGAAGCCGATCGTTCGGGAGGAGCTGTTTGCCGCTCTCGGGAGGCTGGAGGAGGAAGCCGAGCGCCGCAGGGAGCGGGAAGCGGCGGCTTCCTCTTCTCCTCCTCCGGGCCAGCAGGATTCCGGCGGACAGCTTGCCTACGTCCTGTCCCAGGAGCGGATGGACATCGACGAGATTCGCGGCAGGCTGCTTGGCGCCGGACTCGGCTGGCTGGAGGCGGGCTTCTCCGTGGCTTTGGTGAGGATGCCGGAATCAGCCGGGGCCGATGCTCTGTCCCTGATCGTGAGGGCGGTGAAAACGCTCGGAGGAGAAGAGCGTTGGACGGCCTGCCGGGATCGGGAAGGGCTGTTCGTCCTTGCGGCGGCCGACGAGGGACTGCTGCGGCGGCTGTCGGAGCAGCTGTCCGGCAACGTGCTGCTTCCGGCCCGGATGGCGCTCAGCTCCCGCGCTTCGGGAATTGCCCAGCTGCGCCGTTCCTGCAGCCAGGCCAGGCAGGTTTTGAAATACTTCCTGCTGTATCCCGAGTCGGAGCTGCTGTCGTATGTCGGGCTTGGCGACCGAAGCTCGGGCTGCCCGGTTCCCGTCGAGGCCGTCCGAAGACTGTCCAATATTCTCGGTACGGGCAAGCTGCAGGAGATGAAGCGGCTGCTGCAGCAGATTCTGGATATCCGGACGGTGAGCCGCTGCGAGATCGGGTATTTGGAGGCAATCAGCCGCGTCCTGAACGAAGAGGTGTTCGACAGCGTCTTCCGCCACTACGGCGAGGAGTCCATCGAGATTCTGAGGCTGTACCGCCGGGCGGGCCATATCGAGAACTTCGAGCGCTTCGACGACTACTACCGGCTGGTGGAGCAGCTGCTGGAGCGCCTCGACGAGTATGTCGCCGGCGTCCGGGGCGCCCATGGCGAGCGCAAGGATATGCAGAAGGCGGTCGATTATTTGCATGAGCATTTCGCCAGCGACGTGAACATGGCCGTGGTGTCCAATCATATTTCGCTCAACTACACCTATTTCAGCCAGGCATTCAAGGAGTATACGGGGGAGAGCTTCTCGGTGTACCTCCGCAGGCTCCGGCTGGCCAAGGCCAAGGAGCTGCTGGGCAGCTCCGACCGGAAGGTGTACGAGATCAGCACGATGTCGGGCTTCGACAACGTGAAGCATTTCACGCGGGTGTTCAAGGAAGTGGAGGGCATCACCCCGCTGGAGTACCGCAGCCGCCAGCTGACGCATGGTGCGGGACGCTCCTGA
- a CDS encoding sensor histidine kinase: protein MARAGRQLTATVREYAGSLPLQVKLIASFVLIIIVPVVLFAWYTLHGVSDYSIRELTKKNESILDIEKTNIRNNMELMEWTGQMALSNREMVDYLQTQEDMDTAWLLEFKTKTFSMFQNFLFNNPRIANIRLFNNNPYVHEFWPVILNESRIKTKYWYDTVKQQKGMVWWELQMDRSVLTNSTAGPFVEIPYVSLLREFKYPDDTTHNGILEVSMELENFFNKTFGSVQDPTSRLLVVGRNGVLYTDRGAPIYGSNTPESLLKHVKLTDSEANAISAFSEGGQSYLALHTYIPMLDVHLVNLVNRTDTLADIQRTRGNLVIMIVVLVAVLSLLSYFMQSIILKRLRVLRDSMKKVRSGDFHVDVPVTGSDEVGELGHHYRQLLKKINELIVDQVNRQAASKEAELRSLKNQIDSHFLYNTLENLKMLAEIEGQYTISDSLTSLGGMMRYSLQWTRGHVRLRDEIQHIQNYMAIMNVRYDGRLELKLDIPPECMDQEVLKMSLQPIVENAVKHGMDGESGVSRLTVTVSAANRMNECVIEVTDSGAGIPEEKLRMLSGMLRMEEADYQELRSRVQKGGREGSGIGLRNVDHRLVMSYGREYGIRIESIEGSFTKVVMTLPQLILTRGENI from the coding sequence ATGGCGAGAGCGGGAAGGCAGTTGACGGCAACGGTTCGGGAGTACGCGGGCAGTCTTCCCCTGCAGGTGAAGCTGATCGCTTCATTCGTGCTCATCATCATCGTGCCGGTGGTGCTGTTCGCCTGGTATACGCTCCACGGGGTGTCCGATTACTCGATTCGGGAGCTGACCAAGAAGAACGAGAGCATCCTTGACATCGAGAAGACGAATATCCGCAACAATATGGAGCTGATGGAATGGACGGGGCAGATGGCCTTGTCCAACCGGGAGATGGTCGACTATCTCCAGACGCAGGAGGATATGGATACCGCCTGGCTGCTGGAGTTCAAGACCAAGACGTTCAGCATGTTCCAGAATTTCCTCTTCAACAACCCGCGCATCGCCAACATCCGGCTGTTCAACAACAATCCGTACGTGCATGAGTTCTGGCCGGTCATTCTCAATGAAAGCCGGATCAAAACCAAGTATTGGTACGATACGGTCAAGCAGCAGAAGGGCATGGTCTGGTGGGAGCTGCAAATGGACCGTTCCGTCCTCACCAATTCGACTGCCGGTCCCTTTGTGGAAATTCCGTACGTGTCCCTTCTCCGGGAATTCAAATACCCGGACGATACGACCCACAACGGCATCCTGGAAGTCAGCATGGAGCTGGAGAACTTCTTCAACAAGACGTTCGGCAGCGTCCAGGATCCGACCTCGCGGCTGCTGGTGGTGGGGCGCAACGGCGTTTTGTACACCGACAGGGGAGCGCCGATCTACGGGAGCAACACGCCGGAGAGCCTGCTGAAGCATGTGAAGCTGACGGATTCGGAAGCGAACGCCATCTCGGCCTTCTCGGAGGGAGGCCAATCCTATCTGGCGCTGCACACGTATATCCCGATGCTGGACGTCCATCTCGTCAATCTCGTCAACCGGACGGACACGCTGGCCGACATCCAGAGAACGCGCGGCAACCTCGTCATCATGATCGTGGTGCTCGTCGCCGTCCTCAGCCTGCTGTCCTATTTCATGCAGTCGATCATTCTGAAGCGCCTGCGCGTCCTGAGGGATTCCATGAAAAAGGTGCGCAGCGGCGACTTCCACGTGGATGTGCCCGTGACGGGCAGCGACGAGGTCGGCGAGCTCGGCCATCACTACCGGCAGCTGCTGAAGAAGATCAACGAGCTGATCGTCGACCAGGTCAACCGGCAGGCGGCCTCCAAGGAGGCGGAGCTGCGCTCGCTCAAAAACCAGATCGACTCGCATTTTCTCTACAACACGCTGGAGAATCTCAAGATGCTGGCGGAGATCGAAGGCCAGTACACGATCTCCGATTCCTTGACCTCGCTCGGCGGCATGATGCGGTACAGCCTCCAATGGACGAGGGGGCATGTGCGGCTGCGGGACGAGATCCAGCATATCCAGAATTACATGGCGATCATGAACGTCCGCTATGATGGCCGGCTTGAGCTCAAGCTGGATATTCCGCCGGAATGCATGGACCAGGAAGTGCTCAAGATGTCGCTCCAGCCGATCGTGGAAAATGCCGTCAAGCATGGCATGGACGGGGAGTCGGGCGTCTCCCGGCTGACCGTGACGGTATCCGCCGCGAACCGGATGAACGAATGCGTCATTGAGGTGACCGATTCCGGCGCCGGCATTCCCGAGGAGAAGCTGCGCATGCTCTCGGGCATGCTGCGGATGGAGGAAGCGGACTATCAGGAGCTGAGGAGCCGCGTGCAGAAGGGCGGCCGTGAAGGAAGCGGCATCGGGCTGAGGAATGTGGACCATAGGCTCGTCATGAGCTACGGCAGGGAGTACGGCATCCGGATCGAGAGCATCGAGGGCAGCTTTACGAAGGTGGTCATGACGCTGCCGCAACTGATTCTAACACGGGGGGAGAACATCTGA
- a CDS encoding extracellular solute-binding protein, with product MGTTRKVATTLLALAMTFSVAACSGGGNNAGSNSKGNEGAASPAPAANTEASTSPAPAASDEPAWKQDTSPITFDWYMNFSWFNKKWGGDATAEYITKKTGVKLNFIVPAGNENEKLNTLMASGSLPDFITLGWYEEGVRKMIEGKLVLPLNELAKEYDPYFFKVADPAKVGWYTKDDGNVYGYPNASSSPADYEKYGENFTSNQTFAVRKDMYEALGKPDMSTPEGFLNALKMAKEKFPDVNGQPLIPLGLHEFTETGNYSLEAYLQNFLAIPQVKDGKLYDRRQDPEYLKWLKVFRQANQDGLLAKDIFIDKRPQMEEKIAQGRYFAMLYQRSDFAAQNTQLFQKDPNMVYIAVDGPKNAAGEQPTLSGPGISGWTVTLISKNVKDKKRAIAFLSYLMSEEGNKDMYLGEKGVTYDTIDGKDQFKPEVLDLLNKDRTAFDQKYGASFTYWMLMDTNMNLQWVPPSVEPSKQMEDWTKGKSISMAEYDNLDPAATSKEGVAQSKNNRAWGKALPKMLLAKSDSEFDEIFNKYLKDRNEQEAIDAYRQSAFESNLKKLESFGK from the coding sequence ATGGGAACAACGCGTAAGGTGGCAACGACGCTTCTGGCGCTCGCCATGACCTTCTCCGTGGCGGCCTGCTCCGGAGGCGGCAATAATGCCGGCAGCAACAGCAAAGGGAACGAAGGCGCCGCATCTCCGGCTCCGGCGGCAAATACGGAAGCATCGACATCTCCGGCTCCCGCGGCGAGCGACGAGCCGGCTTGGAAGCAAGACACCTCGCCGATCACGTTCGACTGGTACATGAACTTCAGCTGGTTCAACAAGAAGTGGGGCGGCGACGCAACAGCCGAGTACATCACGAAGAAAACCGGCGTCAAGCTGAACTTCATCGTGCCGGCCGGCAACGAGAACGAGAAGCTGAACACGCTGATGGCGTCCGGCTCGCTGCCTGACTTCATCACGCTCGGCTGGTACGAGGAAGGCGTCCGCAAGATGATCGAGGGCAAGCTGGTGCTGCCGCTCAACGAGCTGGCGAAGGAATACGATCCCTACTTCTTCAAGGTCGCCGACCCGGCCAAGGTGGGCTGGTATACGAAGGACGACGGCAATGTATACGGCTACCCGAACGCATCGTCGTCCCCGGCCGACTACGAGAAATACGGCGAGAACTTCACGTCCAACCAGACCTTCGCCGTCCGCAAGGATATGTACGAGGCGCTCGGCAAGCCGGATATGAGCACGCCGGAAGGATTCCTGAATGCGCTTAAAATGGCCAAGGAGAAATTCCCGGATGTGAACGGCCAGCCGCTCATTCCGCTCGGCCTGCATGAATTCACGGAAACCGGCAACTACTCGCTTGAAGCCTACCTCCAGAACTTCCTTGCCATTCCTCAGGTGAAGGACGGCAAGCTGTATGACCGCCGCCAGGATCCGGAATACCTCAAGTGGCTGAAAGTATTCCGCCAGGCGAACCAGGACGGCCTGCTGGCGAAGGACATCTTCATCGACAAGCGTCCGCAGATGGAAGAAAAGATCGCCCAAGGCCGCTACTTCGCGATGCTGTACCAGCGCTCAGACTTCGCGGCGCAGAACACGCAGCTGTTCCAAAAGGATCCGAACATGGTCTACATCGCCGTGGACGGACCGAAGAACGCAGCCGGCGAGCAGCCGACGCTGTCCGGTCCAGGCATCTCCGGCTGGACGGTCACGCTGATCTCCAAAAACGTCAAGGACAAGAAACGCGCCATCGCTTTCCTCAGCTACCTGATGAGCGAAGAAGGCAATAAAGATATGTATCTTGGTGAGAAAGGCGTCACCTATGATACAATCGACGGCAAAGACCAGTTCAAGCCGGAAGTGCTGGACCTGCTCAACAAGGACCGCACGGCGTTCGACCAGAAATACGGCGCTTCGTTCACGTACTGGATGCTCATGGACACGAACATGAACCTGCAGTGGGTGCCTCCTAGCGTCGAGCCTTCCAAGCAGATGGAAGACTGGACGAAGGGCAAATCGATCAGCATGGCCGAATACGACAATCTCGACCCGGCCGCTACGAGCAAGGAAGGCGTCGCCCAAAGCAAGAACAACCGTGCGTGGGGCAAAGCGCTGCCGAAGATGCTGCTGGCGAAATCGGATTCCGAATTCGACGAGATCTTCAACAAGTACCTGAAGGACCGCAACGAACAGGAAGCGATCGATGCTTACCGTCAATCCGCATTCGAGTCCAACCTGAAAAAGCTTGAATCCTTCGGCAAATGA